CGAGCTGCGCATGGACGGGCCGACGGAGGAGGTGCTGGAGGCGTACGAGGCATTCACGGGCGGCCCGGACAAGGCCGCGCAGGCCAAGCCCGAGCCGAAGCCTCAGCCGAAGCCCAAGGCGGTGCCTCTTTCATCATGAGGGGGAGTCCCTCGTGAGGCGCACCCCGCCCACCCCTTTCCTCACATTGATGCCAATATGACCGAAGAGGGTGCACCGGGAGCGAAGCCGAAGCGAAGGAGTCCCTGCGATGCCCGAGCTCAGCGTCATAGTCCACGGGCCGAACACGCAGGGACACCTGGCCGGACTCCTCGACTCCCTGGCCGCCGTACCGCTGCCGGGCGTCGAGGTGATCGTGGCCGCGGTCGGCGCCTGGGCCCAGGACACGGCCCAGGCGCACGCGGCTCCCGAGACGCTGGTGCTGCCCCTGCCGGACGGGACGGACGACGCGGCGGCCCGGGCGGCGGGCGCCGCGCGGGCGTCCGGCCGCTGGCTGCACTTCGTCCACGCCAAGGACGGCCTGCCCCCGGGCGCCCCGCGCACGGTCGCCGAGCGTGCCGCGGAGCTGCCGGACGAGGTGGACGTCCTCCTCTTCGACCACGTCCACAGCGCCTGGGACACGCCCGCGCTGCCCAGCCGGGACGGCCGCCTCCTCGCCCGCGCGGGCCGCACCGACCGGACCCTCGACGACGCCGCGAGACTCCTCCGCCTGACCCCGCTGCTGGGCAACCGCGCGATCCGCACGGACTTCTGGCGGACGTACGAGGACCAGCTCACCGATCAACTCCCCCATCCGCTCACCCCGGGGGGACCCCCACGCCGCCTCACCACGGACGACGAGCCGTTCACCGCCTACACCACCCTCCTCCTCGCGGACCGCATCGCCTGCCTGAACCAAGTCGCGTACGAGGACCGCCGCCTGCGCCCCGAGAGCCTCCCGCCGCGCACCGCACACCAGTACTACGCGCTCATCGACCGCTACGAACGACTCCTCACCCGCACCGAGGACCGCCCCGCCCCCCACGCCGTCCTCTACGACGTCATGGTCCGCGACTGTCTGCGCACCTTCGCCCGCGCCGACCTGCCGGAACCGGTGGCGCGGGAGTTCTTCCGCCGGGCGTCGCAGGCGGCCGTACGCCACCGCCCCGAGAACCACCGGCCCCCCTCCGGCCCCGAGGGCATGCGCCGGGCCCTCCTGGAAGAAGGCGCCTACACCAGGTACCGCGCCTTCCAGACCGCCAACCGGGCGCGCCGCGCGGTGAGATCGACCCTCAGGGACCGCAGGCGCGAAGCCGCGGCCAAGCTCCGCGACCACCAGTACCGCAGGGCGCTGAGCCGACCCGTCAACCCCGACCTGGCGGTCTTCGCCGCCTACTGGAACCGCGGGGTCGCCTGCAACCCGGCCGCGATCGCCGCCAAGCTCGCCGAACTCGCCCCGCGGATCCACCCGGTGTGGGTGGTGGCTCGGGAGCACGCCCCTCTCCTCCCACCCGGCACGGACCACGTCACGCCCGGCACCCGCCGTTACTGGGAGACGTTGGCGAGCGCGAAGTACCTGGTCAACAACGTCAACTTCCCGAACGCCGTGGTCAAACGCCCGGACGCCGTCCACCTCCAGACCCACCACGGCACCCCCCTCAAGCGCATGGGCCTGGACCAGATGGACTTCCCGGCCGCCGCGAAGGGACTGGACTTCGACGCCCTCCTGGCCCGCGTCGACAAGTGGGACTACAGCGTCTCCGCGAACAGCCACACGACCCGCATGTGGGAGCGGGCGTACCCCTCCCGTTTCGTCTCCCTCGACCACGGCTATCCGCGCAACGACGTCTACTACACGGCCGGAGCCGAGGAGATCCGCGTGATCCGCGCCCGCCTCGGCATCCCCCCGGGTCACCGCGCGATCCTCTACGCCCCCACCCACCGCGACTACGAGGCCGGCTGGACCCCCCGCCTCGACCTCGCCGCCCTGGCCGACCGCCTTGGCGAGGAAACGGTCCTGCTGGTCCGCGGCCACTACTTCTACGGCGGCTCGGCATCCCCCCTGACGCGCCCGCGCCGCACGGGCAGGAGCAGCCGGATCGTCGACGTCTCCTCCTACGACCCCGTCGAGGAGCTCTGCCTGGCCGCCGACGCGCTCGTCACGGACTACTCCTCGATCATGTTCGACTACGCCAACCTCGACCGCCCGATCGTCATCCACGCCGACGACTGGGAGACGTACCGCACCACACGCGGCGTCTACTTCGACCTGATGGCCGAACCACCGGGCCAGGTCTCGCGCACCCAGGAGGAACTGACGGACATCCTCACCACGGACGCCTGGCACGACGAGGGCGCGGCCAAGAGCCGGGCCGCCTTCCGGCGCCGGTTCTGCGAGTACGACGACGGACGCGCCGCCGAACGGGTCGTACGCCGTGTCTTCCTCGGCGAGAGCGAGGAGTCGCTGCCGCCGGTGATCCCGGTCGAGGACCGCACGCCGGCGCCCACCCCCCAGGAGGCCTCGTGAACCCGGATGTCACCGTGACGGTCATCGTCCACAACGACGCCGAACGCCTCCCCCGCGCGGTCGCCTCGGTCCGCCGCCAGACCCACCCCCACATCGAGATCATCATCAGCGACGACCACTCGACGGACGAGACACCCGCGGTGGCAAGGGAGTTGGCGGCTCAGGACCCCCGTATCCAGCTCCTCCGCCTGCCCGAGAACAGCGGCGGTTGCAGCGCCCCGCGCAACCGGGCGCTGGAGATCGCCCGGGCGCCGTATCTGATGTTCCTGGACAGCGACGACGAACTCACGGACGAGTCGGTCGAGTCGCTGCTCGCCGCCCACCGCGAGCAGGAGATCGACTTCGCGATGGGCGCGGTGCAGCGGGTCAGGGCGGACACCGGCCGCCGCTCGACGTGGATGCGGCACCTGGTGACCGAGCGCCGCACCCTCGACGGCATCGGGACCGACCCCCGTCTCCTCTTCGAGCACCTGGCGACGAGCAAGATGTACGCCCGAGCCTTCCTGGACCGCCACGAGCTGCGCTTCCCCGAGGGCATCCACTACGAGGACCAGCTGTTCACGGCCCAGGCCTACTGCCTGGCGAAGTCGTTCACCGTCATCCCCGACCCGGTCTACCGGTGGTACATCGCCCCGCAGGCGGACCCGCAAGCGGCGTCGATCTCCAACCAACGCCACAAGCTCACCAACGTCCGCGACCGCGTCCACGTGCAGCGCCTGATCGACGACTTCCTGGCCGCGTCCGGGCACGAGTCGCTGCGCGAGGACAAGGACTACAAGTTCCTCAAGCACGACTTCCGCATGTACGCCGGTGACCTGCCGTACCGCGACGAGTCATGGCTGGCGTCCTTCGCGGACCTGGTCGACCCGTACCTGGCGACGCTGACGCCCTCCGCGTACGCCCGCCTCCCGCGCGCCGAACGCGTGGTCGTCCAGCTGGTCCGCGACCGCCGCCTGCCCGAGGCCCAGCTGGCGGCCCGCGGCCTGGGCCACTCGGTCGCACCGAGGCAGGTGACGGCGGACGGACAAGGCAGAAGCTACTGGGGCGACCACATCCCGCCCTCGGAGGACTCCCGCCGCGAACTGGACGTCACCGACCTGGACCTGGACACGCGCCCTTTCCCGAACGCCCTGTTCCGCCACGAGATCACGGAACTCAGGCACGGCCCCGGCGCCTCGCTCGACCTCACCATCCGCACCTACGACCCCGGCCTCCGCCTCCCCGTGGGCCCCGTACGCGCAAGCCTCCTCCTGTCGCCCGGCCGACGCCGCCTGAACGTCCCCTTCCGCCTCTCCCCCCTCCGCCCCGGCGTCTTCGAGGGCCAGGTCCACCTGGACCTGGCCACGGCCCACCTCCCCCTCCAGGGCTTCGCCGGCACACGCCACCCCCTGCTCCGCCTCACCCACCACGACCTGACCCACACGTCCCTCCTCCTGGCCCCCCTGACCTTCCCGCCCCGCACCACCCAGGTCGACTACCACGCCGGCGCAACCCCGCACCGCGTCACGGCAGAACCGGAGGGCCGCGGCCCGGGCCGCCTCCAGCTGCGATGGGAACCGGTGGGGGTGACGGCGAGGGTGATACGTCCGGTGGTACGACGGGTGGCGCGACCGAGGGTGAGGAGCGCGGCGCGGTGGGTGCGGAGCGCGCTGAGGTGACGCCGCATGTTTCCTGGGGTCACCTCTTGAGGTACCTCACCGCACCACCGCGTACAGCACCTGCCCACCCGGCCCCCGAGCCACCACCCGCAACCCCGACCACCGAACGCCGCCCCGCTCCCGATCCACCACCCACCGGACCCCATACGCCCGCACAATCCCCCGCCGCTCCCCCACCGACGTCCCCACCGCGAAGAACCGCCGCACAGCAGCACCCCGTCGCCCCTCATCCGCCAGAAAGAAGTCGGGATACCCAGGCGCCACGGTGTACGCCCCATACGCCGGAATCTGCCGAGCCGGAAACGTCCGAGCCATCACCACGTCCCCGTACTTCACCCACGGAGTGATCCAGTGGTACCCCACCCAGGGCGCCCGGTACTTCGCCGCCACCGCCTCCGGCAACACCCCCCGCCCCACCACGTACCCCACGGTCCCCGCCTGCGTCCACGCCCCCACGGCCAACGCCCCGGCGAGCACACAGACCCACGCCGTCCGCGAGGCCCGCGGTTCGACCACCTCCACCGCCGCAGCGACCTGCGCCGGAATCAACGCGGCCGGCAGCACCCGCCCCCACGAGTAGTCCCCGCTCACCCCACCCACCGCGAACACCCCCACCCCCAGCACAAAGAACAACACCAGCGGATCCCACCGATCCCGCCGCCACCGCAGCACCAGCGCCCCCACCCCCACCAGCACCAGCCCGAACCGCCCGACCGGATCCCGGTACAGCGCCCGATGCACCGACCCCAGCTCCCCGCCCGCCCCGAACAACGCGAAGAAGTCGTAGTACGGCCACAACCACAGCACCACCACCCCCACCCCCAGCCCGCCTCCCAGCCGCGCCCACACGCCCCTGTCCGGCCGCGCGGCGACCACCGCGGCGACCACCGTGGCCAGCGCGCCCAGTGAGGCCACGACCCCCGAGAACTGGTGGCAGAGCAGAATCACCGCCCACAGCACCCCGAGCCCCAGCCACGTTCCCCACCCGGCCGGCCCGCGCAGCGCTCCCGCCAGCCACGCCCAGAAATGAAAAGCCAGCCCCAGCGCGAACACACTCGGATACGACACCGTCAACGCCAACGAGTTCAGCCCCAGAAACCCGCTCCACGCGAACAGCACCGGCCCCCACAGAAACAGCAGACACAGCAACGCCAACGCCGGCGCCGCCCGGCGCGCGCTCAGCGTGCGGACGTACCGCCACACGCCCGTCACGAGCAGCCCCAGCCCCACCACGGCCCCGATCCGCAGCACCACGAAGACCGAAAGTCCCGTCACCCGTGCGAGGCAGCCGAGCAGCAGCATCCACGGCGAGTAGTACGGACTCGGCGTGTCCGCGTCCACGAGCGGATTCCCGGGGTGCACCAGACTGTGCCGCAGCCGCTCGATCGTCGCCGCGTGCATCCC
The nucleotide sequence above comes from Streptomyces sp. NL15-2K. Encoded proteins:
- a CDS encoding CDP-glycerol glycerophosphotransferase family protein, which produces MPELSVIVHGPNTQGHLAGLLDSLAAVPLPGVEVIVAAVGAWAQDTAQAHAAPETLVLPLPDGTDDAAARAAGAARASGRWLHFVHAKDGLPPGAPRTVAERAAELPDEVDVLLFDHVHSAWDTPALPSRDGRLLARAGRTDRTLDDAARLLRLTPLLGNRAIRTDFWRTYEDQLTDQLPHPLTPGGPPRRLTTDDEPFTAYTTLLLADRIACLNQVAYEDRRLRPESLPPRTAHQYYALIDRYERLLTRTEDRPAPHAVLYDVMVRDCLRTFARADLPEPVAREFFRRASQAAVRHRPENHRPPSGPEGMRRALLEEGAYTRYRAFQTANRARRAVRSTLRDRRREAAAKLRDHQYRRALSRPVNPDLAVFAAYWNRGVACNPAAIAAKLAELAPRIHPVWVVAREHAPLLPPGTDHVTPGTRRYWETLASAKYLVNNVNFPNAVVKRPDAVHLQTHHGTPLKRMGLDQMDFPAAAKGLDFDALLARVDKWDYSVSANSHTTRMWERAYPSRFVSLDHGYPRNDVYYTAGAEEIRVIRARLGIPPGHRAILYAPTHRDYEAGWTPRLDLAALADRLGEETVLLVRGHYFYGGSASPLTRPRRTGRSSRIVDVSSYDPVEELCLAADALVTDYSSIMFDYANLDRPIVIHADDWETYRTTRGVYFDLMAEPPGQVSRTQEELTDILTTDAWHDEGAAKSRAAFRRRFCEYDDGRAAERVVRRVFLGESEESLPPVIPVEDRTPAPTPQEAS
- a CDS encoding glycosyltransferase family 2 protein produces the protein MNPDVTVTVIVHNDAERLPRAVASVRRQTHPHIEIIISDDHSTDETPAVARELAAQDPRIQLLRLPENSGGCSAPRNRALEIARAPYLMFLDSDDELTDESVESLLAAHREQEIDFAMGAVQRVRADTGRRSTWMRHLVTERRTLDGIGTDPRLLFEHLATSKMYARAFLDRHELRFPEGIHYEDQLFTAQAYCLAKSFTVIPDPVYRWYIAPQADPQAASISNQRHKLTNVRDRVHVQRLIDDFLAASGHESLREDKDYKFLKHDFRMYAGDLPYRDESWLASFADLVDPYLATLTPSAYARLPRAERVVVQLVRDRRLPEAQLAARGLGHSVAPRQVTADGQGRSYWGDHIPPSEDSRRELDVTDLDLDTRPFPNALFRHEITELRHGPGASLDLTIRTYDPGLRLPVGPVRASLLLSPGRRRLNVPFRLSPLRPGVFEGQVHLDLATAHLPLQGFAGTRHPLLRLTHHDLTHTSLLLAPLTFPPRTTQVDYHAGATPHRVTAEPEGRGPGRLQLRWEPVGVTARVIRPVVRRVARPRVRSAARWVRSALR